The proteins below come from a single Enterobacteriaceae endosymbiont of Donacia fulgens genomic window:
- the cls gene encoding cardiolipin synthase, which yields MINFLNLILLYSINILLILIIIRIFIKYKDIKSYILWYLILYVFPKIGIIFYFIFGEIYSKTQYKSQKAKKIWFRYSELLKKLQLYYKLYIKNMHVNKKIETLFQLCENKQNLFSMTNNSIKLLNSSFKLFTSLINDIQSAKYSIHIVFYIWIPGGLVNKFSESIIIAAKRGVKCYIMLDYIGSKNFFYSSWYYRLLKVGVFIIKSLNITIFNFFCSRIDLRQHKKIILIDNKIVYVGSMNMVDSTNFKKNTKICKWIDLMIRITGPIVNTISIIYSYDWEIETGQNILSINQLKNNLVKYQNKNNINRIQVIFSGLKLSKKIIHNSLITAIFLAKKSLIITTPYLIPSKNLLSAICIASERGVDVKIIIPKYNDSIFIYWASKFFFYKLLKKGVKIYQLKTGFLHTKSIIIDKKISFIGTVNLDIRSIYLNFEINLIIDDIIFNKSLLYIQNKYISKSQKLEYNLWIQRPYWKKIIEKLFFLFKFIL from the coding sequence ATGATTAATTTTTTAAATTTAATTCTTTTATATAGCATTAATATATTATTAATATTAATTATAATTAGAATTTTTATAAAATATAAAGATATAAAATCTTATATATTATGGTATCTTATTTTATATGTTTTCCCTAAAATAGGAATTATTTTTTATTTTATTTTTGGAGAAATTTATTCAAAAACACAATATAAATCTCAGAAAGCTAAAAAAATATGGTTTCGTTATAGCGAATTATTAAAAAAATTACAATTATATTATAAATTATATATTAAAAATATGCATGTAAATAAAAAAATAGAAACATTATTTCAATTATGTGAAAATAAACAAAATTTATTTAGTATGACTAATAATTCTATTAAATTATTAAATTCATCATTTAAATTATTTACATCATTAATTAATGATATACAATCAGCAAAATATAGTATTCATATTGTTTTTTATATATGGATACCAGGAGGCTTAGTAAATAAGTTTTCAGAATCTATTATAATAGCAGCTAAAAGAGGTGTTAAATGTTATATTATGTTAGATTATATTGGCAGTAAAAATTTTTTTTATAGTTCTTGGTATTATCGTTTGTTAAAAGTTGGTGTTTTTATAATTAAATCATTAAATATTACAATTTTTAATTTTTTTTGTTCTAGAATAGATTTAAGACAACATAAAAAAATAATATTAATTGATAATAAAATAGTTTATGTTGGCAGTATGAATATGGTAGATTCAACAAATTTTAAAAAAAATACTAAAATATGTAAATGGATTGACTTAATGATTCGTATAACTGGACCTATTGTTAATACAATCAGTATTATTTATTCATATGATTGGGAAATAGAAACGGGACAAAATATATTATCTATTAATCAATTAAAAAATAACTTAGTAAAATATCAAAATAAAAATAATATTAATAGAATACAAGTAATATTTTCAGGATTAAAATTATCTAAAAAAATAATCCATAATTCTTTAATTACAGCTATATTTTTAGCTAAAAAAAGTTTAATTATTACAACACCTTATTTAATACCAAGTAAAAATTTATTATCTGCTATTTGTATAGCTTCTGAACGTGGAGTAGATGTAAAAATTATTATTCCTAAATATAATGATTCAATTTTTATTTATTGGGCTAGTAAATTTTTTTTTTATAAATTATTAAAAAAAGGAGTTAAAATTTATCAATTAAAAACAGGATTTTTACATACAAAAAGTATTATTATAGATAAAAAAATTAGTTTTATAGGTACTGTAAATTTAGATATAAGAAGTATCTATTTAAATTTTGAAATTAATTTAATTATTGATGATATTATATTTAATAAATCACTTTTATATATACAAAATAAATATATTTCAAAATCACAAAAATTAGAATATAATTTATGGATACAAAGACCGTATTGGAAAAAAATAATAGAAAAATTATTTTTTTTATTTAAATTTATTTTATAA